The proteins below come from a single Candidatus Delongbacteria bacterium genomic window:
- a CDS encoding MFS transporter, whose translation MGRHAEDPIIDRSLQHSVKDGVAYTVLSGGTESWFSAWALHFQAGASQIGLLASLPPLLGSLSQLLGAWLGRRAGRRRVIILTGAGLQAAALVPMALLPLLLPAHAVPLIILSAVMYFGGVNMASPQWSSLMGDLVPEDRRGRYFGMRTRLCSITGFSALAISGLTLDQFTRWQLTTVGFLLIFASGLSARLISIWHLSRMHDPPGSVAALRLPPLGQLWQRVKSSPFARFSLFFSAMQFGVGIASPFFVLFMLRDLRFSYRTFMIVSAVSVFVQFLTLNRWGQLSDSLGNRRILLGTGILLPLLPALWLFSGHPIYLIMVQALSGTVWAGYSLSAGNFVYDLIPPERRVVLMALHGMASGLAMFLGALLGGWLGDWLPVSIGLAGLHWTVASPLVWLFLISGLVRLAIAVLLLPRLLDSSGIPDGAATPLVWRVTRMLPQAGLIFDLIGRRPLEKEPSRRKGSVRD comes from the coding sequence ATGGGTCGGCATGCTGAAGACCCCATCATCGACCGCTCGCTGCAACACTCCGTGAAGGACGGAGTGGCGTATACGGTGCTCAGTGGTGGCACGGAGAGCTGGTTCTCGGCCTGGGCACTGCATTTCCAGGCCGGGGCCTCCCAGATCGGACTGCTGGCCTCGCTGCCTCCCCTGCTCGGCAGCCTGAGCCAGCTGCTGGGGGCCTGGCTGGGGCGACGGGCCGGTCGTCGCCGGGTGATCATACTGACCGGTGCCGGTCTGCAGGCCGCTGCACTGGTCCCGATGGCCCTGCTGCCCCTGCTGCTGCCCGCGCACGCTGTGCCCCTGATCATCCTGAGCGCCGTGATGTACTTCGGGGGCGTGAACATGGCCTCGCCCCAGTGGAGCAGCCTGATGGGCGACCTGGTGCCCGAAGACCGCCGTGGCCGCTATTTCGGCATGCGCACGCGCCTCTGCTCGATCACCGGTTTCAGCGCCCTGGCCATTTCGGGCTTGACCCTGGACCAATTCACCCGCTGGCAGCTGACCACGGTCGGCTTTCTGCTGATCTTCGCCTCGGGGCTCAGCGCGCGGCTGATCTCGATCTGGCATCTCAGCCGCATGCATGACCCGCCCGGCTCGGTGGCCGCGCTTCGTCTGCCTCCCCTGGGGCAGCTCTGGCAGCGGGTCAAGTCCTCGCCTTTCGCGCGATTCTCGCTCTTCTTCTCCGCCATGCAGTTCGGGGTGGGCATCGCCTCGCCCTTCTTCGTGCTGTTCATGCTGCGCGACCTGAGATTCAGCTACCGTACCTTCATGATCGTCAGTGCCGTGTCGGTGTTCGTGCAGTTTCTGACCCTCAACCGCTGGGGTCAGCTCAGCGACTCACTGGGCAACCGCAGGATCCTGCTGGGCACCGGAATCCTGCTGCCGCTGCTGCCCGCGCTCTGGCTTTTTTCTGGTCACCCGATATACCTGATCATGGTCCAGGCTCTCAGCGGCACGGTCTGGGCCGGATACTCGCTGAGCGCGGGCAACTTCGTCTATGATCTGATCCCGCCCGAACGCCGGGTGGTCCTGATGGCCCTGCACGGCATGGCCAGCGGGTTGGCGATGTTTCTGGGGGCTCTGCTGGGCGGGTGGCTGGGGGACTGGCTTCCCGTCTCGATCGGGCTGGCCGGGCTGCACTGGACAGTTGCCAGTCCGCTGGTCTGGTTGTTCCTGATTTCGGGGCTTGTGCGCCTGGCCATCGCCGTGTTGTTGCTGCCCCGCCTGCTGGATTCCAGCGGAATCCCGGATGGGGCGGCCACACCGCTGGTGTGGCGCGTGACACGCATGCTTCCCCAGGCAGGTCTGATATTCGACCTCATCGGGCGGAGACCGCTCGAGAAGGAACCGTCCCGCAGGAAAGGGTCGGTTCGCGATTGA